In Wenyingzhuangia fucanilytica, the following are encoded in one genomic region:
- a CDS encoding sulfatase family protein, whose amino-acid sequence MNLRNIFLSSLAILAVGSMVSCKSNKEEKKVINKTKPNVVVIYLDDLGYGDVSAYGATELETPNIDNLINQGVKFTNGYASSATCTPSRYALLTGVYPWRNKDAKILPGTAPLIIGTEQQTLPKMLKSKGYDTAIIGKWHLGLGTGYVNWNEQIKPGPNEVGFDSSYILAATQDRVPTVYIENGNVVGLDPKDPISVDYKNNFEGEPTAIDHPEMLTMKWHHGHNNSIVNGVPRIGFMKGGEAAKWVDTDMADHFLAKAKNYVKTHKEKPFFLYYAMQQPHVPRIPHPRFAGKSGLGPRGDVILEADWCIGEFMKTLEQEGMLENTLIVFSSDNGPVLNDGYYDDAVEKLGNHKPAGDLRGGKYSLFEAGVRVPFSVTWKGTIKPMVSDAVVCQMDLLSSLANLTGAKVEEGLDSQNLLSTFMGETTKGRDNLIIEATSRTALRSGDWLMIPPYKGPAFSEKVGIEFGNSKDYQLYDLKKDVGQQNNLAKSYPNKLKELLGVFEELRGNDYQKIQQLKLR is encoded by the coding sequence TTAAGAAACATCTTTCTGTCTAGTTTAGCCATTTTGGCTGTTGGTAGCATGGTTTCGTGCAAATCCAATAAAGAAGAAAAAAAAGTAATAAATAAAACAAAACCTAATGTAGTGGTCATCTATTTAGATGACTTAGGATATGGTGATGTTAGTGCTTATGGAGCCACAGAATTGGAAACTCCAAATATTGATAATTTAATCAATCAAGGAGTAAAATTTACAAACGGTTATGCTTCTTCAGCCACTTGTACTCCAAGTCGTTATGCATTGTTAACAGGAGTGTATCCGTGGAGAAATAAAGATGCTAAAATTTTACCAGGAACAGCACCTTTAATTATTGGTACAGAACAACAAACATTACCTAAAATGTTAAAAAGTAAAGGCTATGATACTGCTATTATAGGAAAATGGCATTTAGGTTTAGGTACTGGTTATGTTAATTGGAACGAACAAATTAAACCTGGACCAAATGAGGTTGGTTTTGATTCTTCTTATATACTTGCAGCAACACAAGACCGAGTTCCTACAGTGTATATAGAGAACGGAAATGTTGTTGGACTTGATCCTAAAGACCCAATTTCTGTTGATTATAAAAATAATTTTGAAGGAGAACCAACAGCTATAGATCATCCAGAAATGTTAACAATGAAATGGCACCATGGACATAATAATAGTATTGTAAATGGGGTTCCTAGAATTGGATTTATGAAAGGTGGAGAAGCTGCAAAATGGGTTGACACTGATATGGCAGATCACTTTTTAGCCAAAGCGAAAAACTATGTAAAAACACATAAAGAAAAACCATTTTTTCTATACTATGCAATGCAACAACCACATGTGCCAAGAATTCCACACCCAAGATTTGCAGGAAAATCTGGTTTAGGACCAAGAGGAGATGTTATTTTAGAAGCTGATTGGTGTATTGGAGAGTTTATGAAAACTTTAGAACAAGAAGGAATGTTAGAAAACACATTAATTGTTTTTTCTAGTGATAATGGACCTGTGTTAAATGATGGATATTATGATGATGCAGTTGAAAAATTAGGAAATCATAAACCAGCAGGTGATTTAAGAGGAGGAAAGTATAGTTTGTTCGAAGCTGGTGTAAGAGTTCCTTTTAGTGTTACCTGGAAAGGAACAATAAAACCAATGGTTTCTGATGCTGTTGTTTGTCAAATGGATTTATTGTCTTCTTTAGCTAATTTAACAGGAGCAAAAGTAGAAGAAGGGTTAGATAGTCAAAATTTATTATCAACCTTTATGGGAGAAACTACAAAGGGTAGAGATAATTTAATTATTGAAGCAACCTCTAGAACAGCTTTAAGAAGTGGAGATTGGTTAATGATTCCTCCTTATAAAGGTCCAGCTTTTAGTGAAAAAGTGGGAATAGAATTTGGAAACTCTAAAGATTATCAATTGTATGATCTAAAGAAAGACGTTGGACAACAAAATAATTTAGCAAAATCATACCCAAATAAACTTAAAGAATTATTAGGTGTTTTTGAAGAGTTAAGAGGAAATGATTATCAAAAAATTCAACAATTAAAATTGAGATAA